A stretch of DNA from Syntrophales bacterium:
TACTTGACCTATTTTTTGAAAAAGTAGAGCAGGAATTTGGAAATGTTGATTTCCTGGTTCATAGTATCGCATTTGCAAAGAAAGAGCATCTACAGGGTAAATACTTTGAAGTTGACAGGCGCGGATATCAGATAAGCCAGGAGGTGAGCGCTTATTCGCTGACGGAATTAACAAAAAGAACATATCCCATAATGAACGAGGAAGGTAGTATAATAACTATATCGTATATTGGTTCGGTACGGGTCATTCCACACTATAATGTAATGGGTGTGTGCAAAGCTGCATTAGAAGCATCTGTGAGATATTTGTCTCGAGATGTCGGCGATAGAAAGATAAGGATTAATGCAATCTCTTCAGGACCTATAAAAACATTGGCAGCATCAGGAATTACAGATTTTGAAAAATTGCTGGATCATCAAATTGAAGTTGCACCACTGCACAGACTAAATACTGCAGATGATGTTGCTAATCTCGCTCTATTTTTATGTTCTGATTTGTCAAGGAATATAACCGGTCAGGTTATTTACGTCGATGCCGGGTATAATAATATGGGATTGTAGCCTGGGTCGAAAAGACCCCTACATTAAGAGTTGCCGCTTTTGTTCCTGAGTCTTTCTGCCTTGTCTCTTCTATTCAGGATTACAGATATGTTTTTCTGTAACTCTGTAACCATCTCGGCTATGTGCTTGTATCGTTCTTGTTTGTAAGATTGCCACTGGCCGTCGCTCATCTTGATTGCCTCGTCAATTAAAAATCCGCACAGTTGGGTTAGAAAGGCGCTATATGTCCTTCAAACCAGAGGACAAAAGAGATTAATTGGAGCTCCATGTACAAGGTGTGGAGATTGAGCGTGCGTACATTTTAAACAGTTCGTTTTTTACTCGACTCGTAAATAGAAATAAGATAATCTTGCTGTTGAAAAATAAAGAGAAGATGTTTGTAAAGATGCGGTTTTATAATTAGAATGAGGTGGAAGCTCCTGAAGTTATAGAAGGTTTTAGAAAAGGGTATCTTATGTTTTTCAGAAAAAAGAGGAAAGAAGAAAATTCTTTCTATGACAGTAACCGTATAAGAGAGAAGAGGGTCTATCTTAATGGCAAACTGGAAGGGGAATATTTATCTTATTATGAAAACGGTCAAATATTAGCGAAACTAAACTTTCATAATGGCCTGAGAGAGGGTGAGGCAGTTTCCTATTACAAAGACGGTAGAATCAGGGAAAAGTGTACATATAGGAACGACAAATTGGTCGGAGAATATGTCTGTTACTATGAAAACGGCAGGATCAGGGAAAAAGAGAATTACAATGAGGATGGTGAACTCGATGGGGAATACCTCCTTTATTACAAGAACGACCAGATAAAAAATGAAGAAAACTTTAAAGATGGCAAGTTTGATGGCGAATACTGTTCATATTACAAAGATGGTCAGATAAAAGAAAAGGGAAGTTTCAAGGATGATAAAAGGGACGGTGAATACGTCGCCTATTATAAAAATGGTCAGGTAAAAGAACGGGCAAAGTATGAGGATGGCATACTGGATGGCAAATTTGTCAGTTACTCCGAAGATGGCCAGATACTGGAAACAAATAGTAGCGAGCTTTCCTCTTACGATGAAGACGAGTGGGATGACAAGGAGAAAGAGTATGAAGACTTGCTCAAAAAACTGTCAGAATTTGATAAGGAATAGCTAATGGTTAAGAATATCCTCGTTGCCACGGATGGTTCCGATTACAGCAAGACCGCCCTTGAATACGGGATTTATATAGCCAAAAGGCTGGATGCTCGGCTGACTGTTCTGCATGTGGTGGATATCAGAATAATAGAGAGCCCGCTCTTTGGTGATATTTCCGGTTCCGTCGGTCTTTTACCATATCAGGAATTTGTCCCTGTGATAAAGGAGAGCCTCAATGAGAGAGCTGATTCCATTCTTGAGACATCCAGGGAAAGGTGTGAAAAGTCTGGCCTGAATCCTGAATTGAAGAAGGTTTGGGGTATAGTGAACGAGGCGATCGTGGAGGAGGGGGAAAATGCTGATTGGATTCTCCTTGCGCAGAGGGGTGAATACTCCCACTTGAGCAAGGGCGGTCTTCTCGGTTCCACCTCGGAGGCGGTGGTTCGTAAATCAAGAAAGCCGGTGCTGGTCACACCCATCAGTTTTCAGGAGATCGAGAGCATGGGGCTTGCCTATGATGGCAGTGAATCGGCCGATAATGCCTTAAAAATAGCCGCGGAATTATGTGACAAGATCCGCTGGCCGCTGTCGATTATTATCATCACTGATGAATCTAAACAGGCTGCGGACTTCAGCAAAAGGATAGAGGAAATTCTTGACCCATATGAAGAAATTGATAGCGATATAGTAATATTAAGGGGAAAAGTAGAACAAGAAATCATAAAATTCATTCAGGAGGGTTCCGTAGAATTGATGGTAATGGGTGCCCGTGGTCACAGCAGATTCAGAGAGCTGATACTGGGCAGCACAACCTCCTATGTGATACGTAAAAGCACCATCCCAATACTTATGGTACGTTAATCAAAATAGTCTTTTATGCTTGCACCCAAATTTGCCAGGACGTCATGTCTTGTCAGATCATAATAGATCGGAGTTATGGATATCATTCCCTTCTTCAGAACACATGCGTCTGAGTCCGCCTCTTCCATTTCGGAAAGTTGTGTTTCACCTGCCAGCCAGTAATATATGTTATCTCTCGGATCCACCCTCTTTTCAAAGGATTCCATCAGACGAGCTTTTCCCTGTTTTGCAACCACAACACCCTTTATTTCTTCTTCAGGGATCGCCGGAACATTTACATTGAGAGGGATATTCTTGTCGGGGTTGTGTTTAAGCATGAAAACGGCCATTTTTCTGGCAAATTTGGCCGCAAATGAAAAGTCGGCGTCTCTGTCATGGGTATCCAGCGATATTGCCAGGGAAGGAACTCCCAGAATAGTCCCTTCCGTGGCCGCGGATACCGTTCCGGAATAGATTACATTTATTCCCACGTTGGCGCCGATATTTATTCCGGAGACCACCAGATCAAAAGGTTTTTCTGCCAGTTCTCTTATCCCTATCTTTACGCAGTCAGCGGGGGTGCCGGCTACCGCGTATCCAAGGAAAACCCCGTTCTTTTTGGCACGTCTGACCATAATTGGGCGTGCGATAGTGATGGCATGGCCAACAGCGCTCTGCTCCACCTCAGGGGCTACTATCAAACATTCCGCCTCCTTTGACAGTTCCTCGTATAGGGCGCTCAAACCCCTGGCGTATATTCCGTCATCATTTGTAAGAAGAAACCTCATCACTCCTCCTTTGGGAAAATTAGCACTTTTCTTCCGGAAAAGGAAGGGAGAAAGTGCCTGGGAGCTCATCCCGCAAACCCGTCCCGTGACCGGAGATTTCCAATGTTATCGGTGCCATCTTTTTCGTGCCAGATGCCATAAGCTAAGCAAGCGAACGGCAATCATTGCCATGATCAATCGAGGGACCCAGAGCCAGAATGCACTCAATCCCAGTGACAGAAAAAGCGCGGGGTCTTCGATCAGGGAATGGTGGATACCGATAGACAAATGCAGTTCTTCCAGTTCGTCCTTTGTCAGGTGTCCCTGCTTTGCTTCTTCAACGATTACAGCTCCTCCATAGGCAAGACCGAAAACGGTGGCGGTAACCCACAAAATACCGACATTTCGTCTTAGCCCAAGTATTTTCAGAACAGGTGTGAGCACTCTGA
This window harbors:
- a CDS encoding enoyl-ACP reductase; the protein is MANFNLKGKKAIIFGVANEQSIAWHIAEALNNNGVRSAFAYQERVEGSVKPLLKTLKDPIAIPCDVVDDSLLDLFFEKVEQEFGNVDFLVHSIAFAKKEHLQGKYFEVDRRGYQISQEVSAYSLTELTKRTYPIMNEEGSIITISYIGSVRVIPHYNVMGVCKAALEASVRYLSRDVGDRKIRINAISSGPIKTLAASGITDFEKLLDHQIEVAPLHRLNTADDVANLALFLCSDLSRNITGQVIYVDAGYNNMGL
- the surE gene encoding 5'/3'-nucleotidase SurE, with translation MRFLLTNDDGIYARGLSALYEELSKEAECLIVAPEVEQSAVGHAITIARPIMVRRAKKNGVFLGYAVAGTPADCVKIGIRELAEKPFDLVVSGINIGANVGINVIYSGTVSAATEGTILGVPSLAISLDTHDRDADFSFAAKFARKMAVFMLKHNPDKNIPLNVNVPAIPEEEIKGVVVAKQGKARLMESFEKRVDPRDNIYYWLAGETQLSEMEEADSDACVLKKGMISITPIYYDLTRHDVLANLGASIKDYFD
- a CDS encoding universal stress protein codes for the protein MVKNILVATDGSDYSKTALEYGIYIAKRLDARLTVLHVVDIRIIESPLFGDISGSVGLLPYQEFVPVIKESLNERADSILETSRERCEKSGLNPELKKVWGIVNEAIVEEGENADWILLAQRGEYSHLSKGGLLGSTSEAVVRKSRKPVLVTPISFQEIESMGLAYDGSESADNALKIAAELCDKIRWPLSIIIITDESKQAADFSKRIEEILDPYEEIDSDIVILRGKVEQEIIKFIQEGSVELMVMGARGHSRFRELILGSTTSYVIRKSTIPILMVR
- a CDS encoding toxin-antitoxin system YwqK family antitoxin; translated protein: MFFRKKRKEENSFYDSNRIREKRVYLNGKLEGEYLSYYENGQILAKLNFHNGLREGEAVSYYKDGRIREKCTYRNDKLVGEYVCYYENGRIREKENYNEDGELDGEYLLYYKNDQIKNEENFKDGKFDGEYCSYYKDGQIKEKGSFKDDKRDGEYVAYYKNGQVKERAKYEDGILDGKFVSYSEDGQILETNSSELSSYDEDEWDDKEKEYEDLLKKLSEFDKE